From a single Chloroflexota bacterium genomic region:
- a CDS encoding O-antigen ligase family protein, producing MPSPAATWSERSLGERQPMAPTERFARVLGYGLASVPTVGAVVPFALGTGTQSTIVAALAISIALFVLWIGWLVFSRRAFLVRTPLNAPVAILCLVWVLACIASNVLVDPRVALRLGSSFALVQVAAVTVTVISLGLLLLGANLGQEDWYCRVATWAYLAVSVVAISSYYVGLETRLAFLNTNGLFTLWAVALSYGQALFNRRLGPIGRLGLIGLAGAYLFKVVILQTVWLSGWIPALVAVGIITLVRSRLLAGLGIIVAAPFLVAFSDRIFDAVVESNIDEGSDSRLDIWMQAWDLLSQYPVLGTGPAGYAAYYMTLYVGSGSSMSTHSNYVDIAAQTGIIGVVAFLWLLGALGIVAWRACRSWRAGFAGGFTAAAAGGLIGAVIAMALGDWVIPFVYNQGIAGFRYTVHTWVFLGFLAAYAARAAHKTTH from the coding sequence GTGCCCTCGCCCGCCGCCACCTGGAGCGAGCGCAGCCTGGGCGAACGGCAGCCAATGGCACCGACCGAGCGGTTCGCCCGCGTCCTCGGGTACGGGCTGGCGTCCGTGCCGACGGTTGGTGCGGTCGTACCGTTTGCGCTGGGGACGGGAACGCAGAGCACGATCGTCGCGGCGCTCGCCATCTCCATCGCGCTGTTCGTGCTCTGGATCGGCTGGCTGGTCTTCAGCCGCCGAGCGTTCCTGGTGCGGACGCCGCTCAATGCGCCGGTCGCCATCCTGTGTCTGGTCTGGGTGCTGGCGTGTATCGCATCGAACGTGTTGGTGGATCCGCGCGTCGCCCTGCGGCTGGGTAGCTCGTTCGCGCTGGTGCAGGTCGCGGCGGTCACCGTCACGGTCATCTCGCTTGGCCTGCTCCTGTTAGGCGCCAACCTGGGCCAGGAGGACTGGTACTGCCGCGTCGCCACCTGGGCGTATCTGGCGGTCAGTGTCGTCGCGATCTCCAGCTACTACGTGGGGCTGGAAACCCGGTTGGCCTTCCTGAACACCAACGGGCTGTTCACCCTCTGGGCCGTGGCCCTGTCCTACGGTCAGGCGCTCTTCAATCGCCGGCTCGGCCCCATCGGACGGCTGGGGCTGATCGGCCTGGCAGGGGCGTACCTGTTCAAGGTGGTGATTCTTCAGACGGTCTGGCTCTCGGGGTGGATACCGGCGCTGGTGGCGGTCGGCATCATCACGCTGGTGCGGTCACGGCTGCTGGCCGGGCTCGGCATCATCGTGGCGGCCCCGTTCCTGGTGGCCTTCTCCGACCGCATCTTCGACGCGGTCGTCGAGTCGAATATCGACGAGGGATCGGACTCGCGGCTGGACATCTGGATGCAGGCGTGGGATCTCCTGAGCCAGTATCCCGTGCTCGGAACGGGGCCGGCCGGCTACGCGGCCTACTACATGACGCTGTACGTGGGGTCTGGATCGTCGATGTCCACCCACTCGAACTACGTGGATATCGCGGCGCAGACCGGGATCATCGGCGTGGTCGCCTTCCTCTGGCTGCTTGGTGCGCTCGGCATCGTCGCATGGCGGGCCTGCCGAAGCTGGCGGGCCGGGTTTGCTGGCGGGTTCACGGCTGCCGCTGCCGGCGGTCTGATCGGCGCGGTCATCGCGATGGCCCTGGGCGACTGGGTCATCCCCTTTGTCTACAACCAGGGCATCGCCGGGTTCCGCTACACCGTGCACACCTGGGTGTTCCTCGGATTCCTGGCCGCGTACGCCGCACGGGCGGCGCACAAGACCACGCACTGA
- a CDS encoding exo-alpha-sialidase: MVRRLVLLVTFALCLGVSLLSVDAPAASAADDERWSTPFPVSGPDPRAGGWFPSIAVDPSGRVHIVWNGRAPQRPAATSMEDSQRASDAAGWLIYASLNGQRWTPPNEIAAIGDEGDALRSSLTTDQYGKLHMLYRGLNLREPVVGGAENEPIRYASVNVQDGTKPNAWSAGIAISHHKPAYFSDIVTDSQGSLHALMTEPGDDKQYAPYYRRSDDGGRTWSSPVAIETALAVSRWRLQLKLGQNDDLHAVWEVVDPEDPSSRVPVGFVYARSTDRGATWKTTTFAPAKAGVLYPKQFEGTRWRVQPAVGVDGRGQIVLVWREYETDTVYFQRSNDGQTWSPPARIGGIVRGVARPFDRYDMATDSAGRLHLVAVAYTSASTTTMSLVHLEWLGYSWANPEIITRASIAPFPEWPRVAVGEGNRLHVAWFGGSSASVDRVPTGIWYSSKVTSAPHVAPVALPDRAAPQPDTANPALLVPTPVAPAPTVGQASGQWAGEPLAPAESLQPSPWPVVAGIVGSTSVLALLFVARRFLVRR; the protein is encoded by the coding sequence ATGGTGCGACGTCTGGTACTGCTGGTCACGTTCGCGCTCTGTCTCGGCGTGTCGCTGTTGTCCGTGGACGCCCCGGCAGCATCCGCGGCCGACGACGAGCGCTGGAGCACGCCGTTCCCGGTTTCCGGGCCGGACCCGCGCGCCGGGGGGTGGTTTCCGTCCATCGCGGTGGATCCCTCGGGCCGCGTCCACATCGTCTGGAACGGGCGCGCGCCCCAGCGGCCCGCGGCCACGTCCATGGAGGACAGTCAGCGCGCCAGCGACGCCGCTGGATGGCTCATCTACGCATCGCTGAACGGGCAGCGCTGGACGCCTCCCAACGAGATCGCAGCGATTGGCGACGAAGGGGACGCGCTGCGCTCCTCGTTGACGACCGATCAGTACGGCAAACTGCACATGCTCTACCGTGGCCTCAACCTCCGAGAGCCGGTTGTCGGCGGCGCGGAGAACGAGCCGATCCGCTACGCATCCGTGAACGTGCAGGACGGCACGAAGCCCAATGCCTGGTCCGCTGGCATTGCCATCAGCCACCATAAGCCCGCCTACTTCTCGGACATCGTGACCGACAGCCAGGGCAGCCTGCACGCGCTGATGACCGAGCCCGGCGACGACAAGCAGTACGCGCCGTACTATCGGCGCTCGGACGACGGCGGCCGGACCTGGTCTTCGCCAGTCGCTATCGAGACAGCGCTCGCCGTGTCGCGCTGGCGGCTGCAGCTCAAGCTGGGACAGAACGACGATCTCCACGCCGTCTGGGAGGTCGTCGATCCGGAAGATCCATCCTCCCGCGTGCCGGTTGGCTTCGTGTACGCGCGCTCGACGGACCGTGGCGCGACCTGGAAGACCACCACCTTCGCCCCCGCCAAGGCGGGCGTCCTCTACCCGAAGCAGTTTGAGGGGACGCGGTGGCGGGTTCAGCCGGCCGTTGGGGTGGACGGGCGGGGACAGATCGTGCTGGTCTGGCGCGAGTACGAGACGGACACCGTCTATTTCCAGCGCTCGAATGACGGCCAGACGTGGTCGCCGCCGGCCCGCATCGGCGGCATCGTCCGAGGCGTGGCGCGCCCATTCGACCGGTACGACATGGCGACGGACAGCGCCGGCCGCCTGCACCTCGTCGCGGTCGCCTACACCAGCGCGTCCACCACAACGATGTCGCTCGTCCACCTCGAATGGCTTGGCTACAGCTGGGCGAATCCGGAGATCATCACACGGGCCTCGATTGCGCCCTTCCCGGAGTGGCCACGCGTGGCGGTGGGCGAGGGCAACCGCCTGCACGTGGCGTGGTTCGGAGGCAGCTCGGCCTCGGTGGATCGGGTGCCGACGGGCATCTGGTACAGCTCGAAGGTGACATCAGCGCCGCACGTCGCTCCAGTGGCCCTGCCGGACCGAGCGGCGCCCCAGCCCGACACTGCCAACCCGGCGTTGCTCGTGCCGACGCCAGTCGCGCCTGCGCCGACGGTCGGTCAAGCATCTGGTCAATGGGCCGGCGAGCCGCTCGCGCCCGCGGAGTCGCTTCAGCCGTCTCCATGGCCCGTGGTGGCAGGTATCGTCGGCAGTACCAGCGTGCTGGCGCTGCTGTTCGTGGCTCGCAGATTCCTGGTCAGGCGGTGA
- a CDS encoding glycosyltransferase family 39 protein, with protein MAAVEMLRTKAQARPRVTDTLWRYAGGLLLFCAVGGIAVLSLFNLERYPVTWFDEGSHLHVPKTLVVDGVYADRSAEGYRFFGPTTGVGPTVLLPIAGVFKLAGIGLVQARLVMVAYLLLALAAFGALARYLYGWRIAALALALLVSMPGINLLYLGRQVLGEVPALAFLSLALLTWSRSVEAGARELRCLLLACVAFGLTALTKNQFALILVPTLLLLWAVDRLYYRALSWRQTVLPLAAVFGGAGLCQLTPLLPLLGTDELGRTLALARDASAGAIFVFVPQRIFSSLKFLFSAENAGFWVLPSLLYGLAFVRRDTSRVLPHAFLMLFAVCGLTWFAFGSIGWPRYAFPALALTTLLSARLIADVLRPLFDRVGNLRTRLRAIAVLAVVVIPIGMGLAETARSVVTARDDSPQRMAAFLNETVPQETIVETWEPEMGFLSDHAFHYPPSGWLDRAVRAKWLGGSAQQEYDPMQVSSPEYLLVGRFGKYTDAYRAFIHHTRPELIRSIGDYDLYRLHGAR; from the coding sequence ATGGCGGCGGTCGAGATGCTCCGTACGAAAGCGCAGGCGCGCCCGCGGGTAACTGACACCCTCTGGCGGTACGCTGGCGGGCTGCTGCTGTTCTGCGCGGTTGGCGGCATTGCCGTGCTGTCGCTGTTCAACCTGGAACGGTATCCGGTGACGTGGTTCGACGAAGGGTCGCACCTGCACGTGCCGAAGACGCTGGTGGTGGACGGCGTCTACGCAGACCGCAGCGCTGAGGGCTACCGCTTCTTTGGCCCCACGACGGGCGTCGGGCCGACCGTCCTGCTGCCGATCGCCGGCGTCTTCAAGCTCGCGGGCATCGGGCTGGTGCAGGCGCGGCTGGTGATGGTGGCGTACCTGTTGCTGGCGCTGGCGGCGTTCGGCGCGCTCGCCCGCTATCTGTACGGCTGGCGGATCGCGGCCCTGGCCCTGGCGCTCCTGGTCAGCATGCCCGGCATCAATCTGCTGTACCTCGGGCGGCAGGTGCTGGGCGAGGTTCCGGCGCTCGCCTTCCTGTCGCTCGCACTCCTCACCTGGTCCCGGAGCGTCGAGGCGGGCGCGCGTGAGCTGCGCTGCCTCCTGCTGGCATGCGTCGCGTTCGGGCTGACCGCGCTGACCAAGAATCAGTTCGCCCTCATCCTCGTGCCGACGCTGCTGCTGCTCTGGGCCGTGGACCGGCTGTACTACCGCGCGCTCTCCTGGAGGCAGACGGTGCTGCCACTCGCCGCCGTGTTCGGCGGCGCAGGGCTGTGCCAGTTGACGCCGCTCCTGCCCCTGCTGGGGACCGACGAGCTTGGCCGGACGCTGGCGCTGGCGCGCGATGCTTCAGCCGGCGCGATCTTTGTCTTCGTCCCGCAGCGGATCTTCAGCAGCCTGAAGTTCCTGTTCAGCGCCGAGAACGCCGGCTTCTGGGTACTGCCGTCGCTGCTGTACGGCCTGGCCTTCGTGCGCCGGGACACCTCACGGGTACTGCCGCACGCCTTCCTGATGCTCTTCGCCGTGTGCGGCCTGACGTGGTTCGCGTTTGGCTCCATCGGCTGGCCGCGCTACGCGTTTCCCGCGCTGGCCCTGACCACGTTGCTGAGCGCCCGGCTCATCGCCGACGTGCTGCGCCCGCTGTTCGACCGGGTCGGGAATCTGCGGACACGGCTCCGGGCCATCGCCGTCCTGGCCGTGGTGGTCATCCCCATCGGCATGGGGCTGGCTGAAACGGCCCGGAGCGTCGTGACCGCGCGTGATGACTCGCCGCAGCGAATGGCCGCGTTCCTGAACGAGACCGTCCCCCAGGAGACCATCGTCGAGACCTGGGAGCCTGAGATGGGGTTCCTGTCTGACCACGCCTTTCACTATCCGCCGTCCGGCTGGCTCGACCGTGCCGTTCGTGCGAAGTGGCTGGGTGGCAGCGCACAGCAAGAGTACGACCCCATGCAGGTGTCTTCGCCCGAGTACCTGCTCGTCGGCCGCTTTGGAAAGTACACCGATGCCTACCGTGCGTTCATACACCACACGCGGCCGGAGCTGATCCGCTCGATCGGCGACTACGACCTCTACCGCCTGCACGGCGCCCGCTGA
- a CDS encoding glycosyltransferase family 2 protein translates to MELSVIVVSFNTRELLASCIETVGERIGARSHQIVVVDNASSDGSAEHVAARFPNVVLVRNAENRGFAAAVNQGIEASTGRYLLLLNSDATLEPDAVERMCQHLDEHSNVAAVGGTLLNPDGSFQGSYADFPTLYSEVLLLSGLSRWLLPPTFPSHTEAESQQARPVDWVCGAFVLLRRAAVEQIGGLDEAYFMYAEEVDWFFRARQAGWTTSYLPEARAVHLVAGSYRRDATRRREQIYRSKWLYFRKNHGTLQSAVFLGLVRSLSLLKLLAWAGASAVAGPPARERARNNVASYRYLLSHI, encoded by the coding sequence ATGGAGCTTTCCGTCATCGTCGTCAGCTTCAATACGCGAGAGCTGCTGGCCTCGTGTATCGAAACGGTCGGCGAGCGAATCGGCGCGCGCAGCCACCAGATTGTTGTGGTGGACAACGCCTCGTCCGACGGCAGCGCGGAGCACGTGGCCGCGCGGTTTCCGAACGTCGTGCTGGTCCGGAACGCCGAGAATCGCGGGTTCGCGGCCGCCGTCAATCAGGGGATCGAGGCCAGCACGGGCCGCTACCTCCTGCTGCTGAACAGCGACGCAACCCTGGAGCCTGACGCCGTTGAGCGGATGTGCCAGCACCTGGACGAGCACTCGAACGTCGCAGCGGTCGGCGGCACGCTGCTCAACCCAGACGGCTCGTTTCAAGGCTCCTACGCCGACTTTCCAACGCTGTACAGCGAGGTGCTGCTCCTCTCGGGGTTGTCGCGCTGGCTGCTGCCGCCCACCTTTCCGAGCCACACCGAAGCAGAGAGCCAGCAGGCCCGTCCTGTCGATTGGGTCTGCGGCGCGTTCGTGCTGCTGCGGCGGGCCGCCGTCGAGCAGATCGGCGGCCTCGACGAGGCGTACTTCATGTACGCCGAGGAAGTGGACTGGTTCTTCCGCGCACGACAGGCCGGCTGGACGACGAGCTATCTGCCGGAAGCCCGCGCCGTCCACCTCGTCGCAGGCAGCTATCGTCGGGATGCAACCCGGCGGCGGGAACAGATCTACCGGAGCAAGTGGCTCTACTTTCGGAAGAACCACGGGACGCTGCAGAGCGCCGTCTTCCTCGGCCTCGTCCGCTCGCTGTCGCTGCTGAAGCTGCTCGCCTGGGCCGGCGCAAGCGCAGTTGCCGGGCCGCCCGCCCGAGAGCGGGCGCGCAACAACGTCGCCTCGTACCGGTACCTTCTGAGCCACATCTGA
- a CDS encoding polysaccharide biosynthesis tyrosine autokinase, protein MVNLNGAIEALVRLWWLVLTVGGMAGLLTYHAIRQVPPTFVASTTLMVGDVLRSPKPGENEFSVAQNLATGYAQIAQRQPILDGAVRSLGLQTTWEDLRQRIVVIHPNGALTIEIRAMDTNPVRARDIAASIADQLVEASPTRARKQELDQRQQFLRDELATLQTKIEQGRAELAKKQAALGQETTARGVLDRQDEIKAIELNLSTWRNNYNDVLGALEGRSDPNSLSIIEPAAIPTSPAGPRTTWFVALAAAAGVLVVSSGIVAAEMFGRRVRSGDDIRGAMRSALDGLVAYIPRLGASDTAVAVLTEPDSLAAEAYRLLAAQLRFGVLGNGSHILLVTSATNGEGKSTTAANLASALALGGSNVILIDLDLRKPVLHSLFGLPNREGASAMMREANYDIDRYAVHTALPRLRLIPAGTPVGNPTEILSRSAEALVLAAWSNADYVIVDGPPLLAVADAAVLTGSVPDTLFVARYERTNGRDLRAALDILNGLPTRLRAVVLNAVPWEQLNLYGYYFVPQQRGFMAGLRSMGAWGAGRMPALPGSARGSTSDTAVPKQHGP, encoded by the coding sequence ATGGTAAATCTCAACGGCGCGATTGAAGCTCTGGTTCGGCTCTGGTGGCTCGTCCTCACCGTGGGTGGGATGGCCGGGCTGCTGACCTATCACGCGATACGCCAGGTGCCGCCAACGTTCGTCGCATCGACGACGCTGATGGTCGGCGACGTGCTGCGTAGCCCGAAGCCCGGCGAGAACGAGTTCTCCGTTGCCCAGAATCTGGCGACGGGCTACGCGCAGATCGCGCAGCGCCAGCCGATCCTGGACGGCGCCGTTCGCTCGCTGGGGCTGCAGACGACCTGGGAGGATCTGCGGCAGCGGATCGTCGTCATTCACCCGAATGGCGCGCTGACCATCGAGATCCGCGCGATGGACACGAACCCCGTGCGTGCGCGGGACATCGCCGCGTCCATCGCCGATCAGCTCGTCGAGGCGAGCCCGACCCGCGCGCGCAAGCAGGAGCTCGATCAGCGGCAGCAGTTTCTCCGTGACGAGCTGGCCACGCTCCAGACCAAGATCGAGCAGGGGCGGGCCGAGCTGGCGAAGAAGCAGGCCGCGCTCGGCCAGGAGACGACGGCCCGGGGCGTGCTCGACCGGCAGGACGAGATCAAGGCCATCGAGCTGAACCTGTCCACCTGGCGCAACAACTACAACGACGTCCTCGGCGCGCTCGAAGGGCGCTCCGACCCGAACAGTCTGTCGATCATCGAGCCGGCGGCCATCCCCACCAGCCCGGCCGGCCCGCGTACCACCTGGTTCGTCGCGCTTGCAGCGGCGGCCGGCGTGCTGGTCGTGTCGTCGGGCATCGTCGCGGCGGAGATGTTCGGCCGGCGCGTGCGCTCGGGTGACGACATCCGAGGGGCGATGCGCTCGGCGCTGGATGGGCTCGTCGCGTACATCCCCCGGCTTGGCGCCAGCGACACCGCCGTCGCCGTTCTGACGGAGCCGGACTCGCTGGCAGCAGAGGCGTACCGCTTGCTGGCCGCACAACTCCGGTTCGGAGTGCTCGGAAACGGCTCCCACATTCTGCTGGTGACCAGCGCGACGAACGGCGAGGGGAAGTCAACCACGGCGGCCAACCTCGCCTCGGCGCTGGCACTGGGCGGCTCGAACGTCATCCTGATCGATCTCGATCTGCGCAAGCCGGTGCTCCACTCGCTGTTCGGCCTGCCAAACCGCGAGGGCGCCAGCGCCATGATGCGCGAGGCCAACTACGACATCGACCGGTACGCCGTCCATACGGCCCTGCCGCGCCTGCGCCTGATCCCCGCCGGGACTCCCGTTGGCAACCCGACAGAGATCCTCAGTCGCTCCGCCGAGGCGCTGGTGCTGGCGGCCTGGAGCAACGCTGACTACGTGATTGTGGACGGCCCGCCGCTGCTCGCGGTGGCGGACGCGGCGGTGCTGACCGGGTCGGTCCCGGACACCCTGTTCGTCGCGCGGTACGAGCGGACCAACGGCCGTGACCTGCGGGCAGCCCTGGACATCCTGAACGGCCTGCCGACGCGGCTGCGCGCCGTGGTGTTGAACGCGGTGCCGTGGGAGCAGCTCAACCTGTACGGCTACTACTTCGTGCCGCAGCAGCGTGGCTTCATGGCCGGCCTACGCTCGATGGGCGCCTGGGGCGCTGGCCGGATGCCGGCCCTGCCAGGGTCAGCCCGCGGCTCGACCTCCGACACTGCCGTGCCGAAGCAGCACGGACCGTAG